In one Pungitius pungitius chromosome 13, fPunPun2.1, whole genome shotgun sequence genomic region, the following are encoded:
- the plaua gene encoding plasminogen activator, urokinase a: protein MNLLVIIAIFAAFSVDATFSRRWPKNSSSSEPRASNREMCQSGDGSSYRGLASESASGRRCLNWNRYNIPSRPSNGLGDHSYCRNPDQSLMPWCRVRRGRRVVREFCNIPKCSTPTTIPPPAVDTERTCGERPEQRKHKIVGGSFTAVESHPWVAALFNRRSGFLCGGSLIAPCWVLTAAHCFSDGVGTSTRHLSVYLGKTAINDTDAEKEQIFTVEKLIIHQKYNPVNYNNDIALLKIKSRNGGCAVRSSSARTVCLPPSHTQLPGGFHCSIAGFGRERLLGPYSQILKQGVVQLLTQTDCASRLYYGDLITENMFCAGSPDWSTDACKGDSGGPLVCEVAGRMFLFGVVSWGDGCAKRNKPGVYMRVTNYNKWIEDSTGLSKYTRGFMYPIK from the exons ATGAACCTTTTAGTCATTATTGCCATCTTTGCAGCGTTCAGCGTTGATGCG ACTTTTTCTCGACGATGGCCTAAAAACAGCTCGTCATCGGAACCTCGTGCCTCAAACAGGG AGATGTGTCAGTCCGGGGACGGGAGCAGTTACAGAGGATTGGCCTCTGAGTCGGCATCAGGACGCAGATGTCTCAACTGGAACAGGTACAACATCCCCTCAAGACCTTCGAATGGACTCGGCGACCACAGTTACTGCAG GAATCCTGATCAGAGCTTGATGCCGTGGTGTAGAGTCCGAAGAGGAAGGAGGGTTGTGAGAGAATTCTGCAACATTCCCAAAT GTTCTACGCCAACAACAATACCTCCACCGGCTGTGGATACAG AGCGGACATGTGGTGAGAGGCCTGAGCAGAGGAAGCATAAAATTGTGGGTGGCTCTTTCACGGCCGTAGAGTCGCACCCATGGGTCGCTGCTCTCTTTAATCGGCGCAGCGGCTTTCTCTGTGGGGGCTCTCTCATCGCACCATGCTGGGTTCTCACAGCTGCACACTGCTTCTCTGACGG cgTGGGGACTAGCACCAGACATCTGTCTGTGTATCTCGGGAAGACTGCCATCAATGACACTGACGCTGAAAAGGAGCAGATATTCACTGTGGAAAAATTGATCATTCACCAAAAATACAATCCGGTCAACTATAACAATGACATAG CGCTGTTGAAGATCAAAAGCAGAAACGGAGGATGTGCGGTGAGGTCATCGTCTGCCAGGACAGTGTGTCTTCCTCCATCTCACACTCAGCTCCCTGGAGGATTTCATTGCAGCATCGCAGGATTTGGGAGGGAGAGATTGT TGGGGCCTTACTCGCAGATACTGAAGCAGGGCGTGGTGCAACTGCTGACGCAGACTGACTGTGCAAGTCGATTGTACTATGGAGATCTCATCACTGAGAACATGTTCTGTGCTGGGAGCCCTGACTGGAGCACTGATGCCTGCAAG GGGGACTCTGGTGGTCCGCTGGTGTGCGAGGTGGCAGGTCGGATGTTCCTGTTCGGGGTGGTGAGCTGGGGTGACGGCTGCGCCAAAAGGAACAAGCCAGGCGTCTACATGCGAGTCACCAACTACAACAAGTGGATTGAAGACAGCACCGGGCTCTCCAAATACACCAGAGGGTTCATGTATCCCATAAAATAA